In Aquimarina sp. TRL1, a single window of DNA contains:
- a CDS encoding TRAP transporter small permease subunit, producing the protein MQRCITALDWINKKIGVYVSWLAVALAIVMTIDVIIRFVFQTTFIWVIEIEVYLFGMLFLIASGYTFSENKHVRVDVFYSRLSEKGKAWIDLLGGVCLLIPWCYVVIVTSWYYGLTSWMIGEQSPQPGGLPALYILKFCITVGFTFLLLQGISHILKCLHTLLTPSKGIKPRGLP; encoded by the coding sequence ATGCAACGATGTATCACAGCACTGGATTGGATTAATAAAAAAATAGGAGTTTACGTAAGCTGGTTGGCAGTGGCTCTGGCTATTGTGATGACCATAGATGTTATTATCCGTTTTGTTTTTCAGACCACTTTTATCTGGGTTATTGAAATAGAAGTATATCTGTTTGGGATGTTATTTTTAATCGCTTCTGGCTATACTTTTTCAGAAAACAAACACGTTCGGGTTGATGTTTTTTATAGTCGCTTATCCGAAAAAGGAAAAGCCTGGATTGATTTATTAGGAGGTGTTTGTTTACTAATTCCCTGGTGTTATGTCGTGATCGTTACCTCCTGGTATTACGGGCTTACTTCCTGGATGATTGGCGAGCAATCTCCGCAACCGGGAGGATTACCAGCCTTGTATATTCTCAAGTTTTGTATCACAGTAGGTTTTACTTTTTTACTATTACAGGGGATTTCTCATATCCTCAAATGTCTTCATACTTTATTGACACCGTCAAAGGGTATAAAACCTAGAGGCTTGCCTTGA
- the yaaA gene encoding peroxide stress protein YaaA, with the protein MKIVISPAKSLNFESDIPTTKTTEAAFLAEAKTLNAVLKEKSPKDIGALMSISDKLSELNWQRNQDWKLPFTKENARQAVYAFNGDVYTGLDAYTIPQEKLGVLEDKLRILSGLYGILKPLDLIQPYRLEMGTKMPVEANKNLYGFWKEKLTAHLNQELTADELFVNLASNEYFKAIDKKALKVPVITPVFKDWKNDQLKMISFFAKKARGMMVRFIVDTGAETLEDIKGFNYEGYGYSETHTTKPEEPVFIR; encoded by the coding sequence GTGAAAATTGTAATATCCCCGGCTAAGTCCTTGAATTTTGAGTCAGATATCCCCACTACCAAAACTACAGAAGCTGCTTTTCTAGCAGAGGCAAAAACATTGAATGCTGTATTAAAAGAAAAGAGTCCTAAGGATATAGGAGCGCTTATGAGTATTAGTGATAAACTATCAGAACTTAATTGGCAGCGTAATCAGGATTGGAAATTGCCTTTTACTAAAGAGAATGCCAGACAAGCAGTTTATGCTTTTAATGGAGATGTCTATACAGGCTTAGATGCATATACAATACCACAAGAGAAATTAGGAGTGCTGGAAGATAAACTGCGCATCCTGTCAGGGCTATACGGTATACTGAAGCCGCTGGATTTGATACAGCCCTATCGATTAGAAATGGGAACAAAAATGCCGGTAGAAGCGAATAAAAATCTCTATGGATTCTGGAAAGAAAAACTAACAGCACATCTCAATCAGGAGTTGACCGCTGATGAGTTGTTTGTTAACCTGGCTAGTAATGAATATTTTAAAGCAATCGATAAAAAAGCCCTAAAAGTACCAGTGATTACTCCGGTATTCAAAGATTGGAAAAACGATCAGCTAAAAATGATTAGTTTTTTTGCTAAAAAAGCAAGAGGGATGATGGTTCGCTTTATTGTAGATACAGGAGCCGAAACACTGGAAGATATAAAAGGGTTTAATTACGAAGGGTATGGGTATAGCGAAACACATACTACAAAACCAGAAGAACCCGTATTCATCCGATAA
- a CDS encoding cold-shock protein has protein sequence MNKGTVKFFNETKGFGFIIDEDSKKEHFVHISGVLDEIREGDEVEFELREGRKGLNAVNVKVI, from the coding sequence ATGAATAAAGGAACAGTAAAATTTTTTAATGAAACCAAAGGATTTGGATTCATTATTGATGAAGATTCAAAAAAAGAACACTTTGTACACATTTCTGGGGTATTAGATGAAATCCGTGAAGGTGATGAAGTAGAATTTGAATTACGAGAAGGAAGAAAAGGATTAAACGCAGTAAATGTTAAAGTAATTTAA
- a CDS encoding nitroreductase family protein → MESLTAIKINGYTHVPYVSPRYDKDEMLERSQAFYQWMDSRRSVREFSSEPVTKEVIENIIKTASTAPSGAHKQPWTFCAISNQELKKKIRIAAEKEEVETYTNRMSDRWRNDLAPLATDANKPFIEEAPWIIVACKRVYEHEEAVKHNNYYVNESIGIASGMLIAAIHNAGLVTLTHTPSPMNFLTKVLDRPSNERAFLLLPVGYPKQPSYVPDLERKPLEEVSVFYE, encoded by the coding sequence ATGGAATCGTTAACAGCTATTAAAATAAATGGATATACACATGTTCCGTATGTATCTCCCAGATATGACAAGGATGAAATGCTGGAACGCAGTCAGGCTTTCTATCAATGGATGGATAGCAGGCGATCAGTTCGGGAATTCTCTTCAGAGCCAGTAACAAAAGAGGTAATCGAAAATATTATTAAGACAGCTTCGACAGCCCCTTCAGGTGCACATAAGCAACCCTGGACATTTTGTGCGATTTCCAATCAGGAATTGAAAAAGAAAATACGAATTGCTGCAGAAAAAGAAGAAGTAGAAACCTATACCAATCGGATGAGTGATCGTTGGCGAAATGATTTAGCTCCCTTGGCTACTGATGCGAATAAACCATTTATAGAAGAAGCTCCCTGGATTATAGTAGCCTGTAAACGGGTGTATGAACACGAAGAAGCGGTGAAGCACAATAATTATTATGTCAATGAATCTATAGGAATTGCTAGTGGAATGTTGATTGCTGCAATTCATAATGCTGGATTGGTAACGTTGACACATACACCCAGTCCCATGAATTTCTTGACCAAAGTGCTGGATCGTCCTTCTAATGAAAGAGCCTTTTTACTTCTGCCAGTCGGGTACCCCAAGCAACCGTCTTATGTGCCTGACTTAGAAAGAAAACCGCTGGAAGAAGTCAGTGTTTTTTATGAATAA